The nucleotide sequence AGAAATTAATTATCAACAATAATTTATTGACTCCTCATCATATTTATTTTTTGTTGAAACTGCATTATATAAACCTAGGTTTTAAGCAATTTTTTAAGTTTATGGTTAAAAGGAAAATGTTTTTAAAAGCGTTAATCTCAAAAAATAGCTAGTACAATGACATTCAAACACTTTATAATTACTAGGTTTAATTTATCCCAAAAGTGGGATAAAGACAGTTTAGGTAACGAAGTGTTAGACGATGATTGGTTAAAGAAAAGATTTCAATTATTCGAAGATTATTGTTTTCCTTCCTTAAAAAGTCAAACCAATAAAAACTTTGAATGGTGGGTTTTTTTTGATACTGCAACACCAAATTTGTACAAAGAAGAAATAGAAAAACTTAGTGCGTTGTTACCTAATTTTATGCCTAAGTTTAAAGAGTCTTATCAAGATTTTCAAGATACTTTAGCAAAAGATTTGTTAGAAGAAATTCATGGTAAAAACTTAGATGTTATTATTACCACAAGATTAGATAACGATGATGTTTTTTCTAACAATGCAGTTGCAGCATTACAAAATAACTTAGTCGATTATAAATGTATCTTAGAGATGCCAATAGGCTATAATCTAGAAATAGGAAAGGTTAATAAGTTGCGTAAAATGAATTATCTATTAAATCCTTTTATAAGCCTTTTAGAGAATGTACAGAATAATCAATCAATAGAAACAGTTTATGCGCATCAACATGGCGAATGGACACATCTAAAAAAAATCAACGTAACAAAAAAACCACATTGGATTCAAGTAATACACGGGAACAATGTATCGAATCAAGTAAAAGGAAAGGAAATATTTGCTTTTGGAGCTCTTAAAGGATTCACCTTTAACAAACCAAAGTTTAGCACTAGCAACGATATTAAACTAGCAAAAAAGCAGATAAAGAAGAAAATAAAGAGTATCTTAAATAGATGAAACTTCAATAAAACATAAATGTTTCAAAAAATAAAAAAGACAGTAGAGGAGTTTAGGCAAAGAGACCGTAAAATCTTAAATGCAACATTAGAGAACGAGTGGGCAAATGTGTATCACGATAGCATAAGAGGTAAAGCATGGTTAGAAGAACTACCTTTAAATATTGGGAGATGGGCAGGTAATTACGCTTTTTTTTATGTATTGAATAGAGTGCTAGCAGATTATAAACCTAAAAAAATACTTGAGTTTGGCTTAGGGGAATCTAGTAAATTTATTAATGCAACTTTAAAAAATGAATTAACAGAAAGCACACATAAAATTATTGAAGAGAGTAATGAATGGAAAAACCATTTTATAACTAATCATGATTTATCTTCACATTCTAAAATAGTTATTTGCCCTCTAAAAAAAGAAGAGGTTAAAGGGTTTTCTGTTAATATTTATGATAGCTTAGATAAATACACAAAAAGTAAGTTTGATTTATATGTAGTAGATGGGCCATTTGGAAGCGCACGTTATTCAAGATATGATATAGTAAAGCTAGCTGAACATTTTGAAGCAACTGATGAGTTTATAATTATTTTTGATGATTACAATAGACAGGGAGAACAAGACACTGTAAAAGAACTACTCCTTTTGTTTAAAAAATTGAATATTACTATATACAAAGGTATATATGTTGGCTCAAAACGTGTTTTAGTTTTAGGTACCCAAAAATATAAGTTTATAGAATCGTTCTAAAATAAATTATCTAGTAATAGTTTAAAGTTTTTAATGTTGAAAACAGTTTTATTTAATATTTATAAGCGTATTAAAAATCATAGAATATCAAAAAGAACAAGATATTACTACTTCCGCTTTATAAATAACTATTTCAATAAAGTAACTTTAAAACAAAACAAGAATTATAAGTCTATACCTATTATTATAGTGAGTTATAATCAACTTTTTTATTTAAAGAAATTAATTAATTTTCTTTTAAAAAATGAATACTCAAATATTGTCATTGTAGATAATAACTCAAATTACAAGCCTCTATTAACCTATTTTGATGAGCTAAAGGATAAAGTTGAAATACATAGATTGACCGAGAATTTTGGACATAGAGTATTTTGGGAGCAAAAAGAAATATTTAATAAATACAATAAAGGCTATTATGTCCTTACCGATCCAGATATCGTCCCTTTAAACTCTTGTCCAAATGATTTTGTTTTAAAATTCAAACAATTATTAGATAAGAATTGGAAATTATCTAAAGTTGGATTTAGCCTAATAACAGACGATATACCAGACACAAATCCCAATAAAACAAAAATTTTAGAATGGGAAAATAGATTCTGGAAAAATAAAACTAAAAGTGGCGATTATCAGTCTAGTATAGATACAACTTTTGCGTTGTATCCTCCAAAAAATATATGGTCATTTAGGGAGAATTTTTACCATGCCATTCGAACAAATAATCCATACATGGCCATACATGGAGGTTGGTATATGGATATAGATAATTTAACCGAAGAACAGAAGTTCTATATGAGTACAGCTAGTAGTTCTAGTTCTTGGAATATTAATAGTAAAGGAGATTTGGCTAACGATGTTTGCTATTAAATAAATAAACTTAAAATTGGACACTAACGTATTAATATCAATCATCATACCTACTTACAATAGGGCTAGTGTTATAAAAGATACTTTAAATAGTCTTGTATTACAAACTTATACAAATTGGGAATGTTTGGTAGTTGATGATGGCTCCAAAGATGATTCTATTAAAATAATTGAGAATTATGCTATAGACGACAAGCGTTTCAAACTTCTTGAGAGACCAAAAAATAAACCTAAAGGTGCCAATGCTTGTAG is from Pontimicrobium sp. SW4 and encodes:
- a CDS encoding glycosyltransferase; the encoded protein is MTFKHFIITRFNLSQKWDKDSLGNEVLDDDWLKKRFQLFEDYCFPSLKSQTNKNFEWWVFFDTATPNLYKEEIEKLSALLPNFMPKFKESYQDFQDTLAKDLLEEIHGKNLDVIITTRLDNDDVFSNNAVAALQNNLVDYKCILEMPIGYNLEIGKVNKLRKMNYLLNPFISLLENVQNNQSIETVYAHQHGEWTHLKKINVTKKPHWIQVIHGNNVSNQVKGKEIFAFGALKGFTFNKPKFSTSNDIKLAKKQIKKKIKSILNR
- a CDS encoding glycosyltransferase family 2 protein yields the protein MLKTVLFNIYKRIKNHRISKRTRYYYFRFINNYFNKVTLKQNKNYKSIPIIIVSYNQLFYLKKLINFLLKNEYSNIVIVDNNSNYKPLLTYFDELKDKVEIHRLTENFGHRVFWEQKEIFNKYNKGYYVLTDPDIVPLNSCPNDFVLKFKQLLDKNWKLSKVGFSLITDDIPDTNPNKTKILEWENRFWKNKTKSGDYQSSIDTTFALYPPKNIWSFRENFYHAIRTNNPYMAIHGGWYMDIDNLTEEQKFYMSTASSSSSWNINSKGDLANDVCY